In the Brassica napus cultivar Da-Ae chromosome A7, Da-Ae, whole genome shotgun sequence genome, one interval contains:
- the LOC106352623 gene encoding probable protein phosphatase 2C 23 produces the protein MGNGITKLSKCFTGGGETRRKKEMKILEPDPLDEGLGHSFCYVRPDPTRVSSSKVHSEEDTTTTTFRTISGASVSANAATPLSTSLYDPYGHIDRAAAFESTTSFASIPLQPIPRSSGPIVPGSGPLERGFLSGPIERGFMSGPIDGLGLFSGPLGSESDQFQRSFSHGLANRFGSRKGYLARVLRRAISKTINRGQNSIVAPVKTVKEPDWVFGSDKTRNQHHQQPHNENLTVNSLNFSSEGSLDDDVSLESQNLQWAQGKAGEDRVHVVVSEEHGWLFVGIYDGFNGPDAPDYLLSHLYPAVHRELKGLLWDDPKLDANPSSDCVDQDSNNPCPSENCEKKSKNDGRKSTKCEESQRRWRCEWDRERLDLDRLLKEKINKRTNGSDPDPDPNSSDVLKALSEALRKTEEAYLENADMILHENPELALMGSCVLVMLMKGEDVYLMNVGDSRAVLGQKAETEYWMGKIRQDLERINEETMIDFDGTCEGERAGLVPNLSAFQLTVDHSTNVEEEVDRIRKEHPDDASAVSNERVKGSLKVTRAFGAGFLKQPKWNNALLEMFQIDYIGTSPYINCLPALYHHRLGSKDQFLILSSDGLYQYFTNEEAVSEVELFITLQPEGDPAQHLVQELLFRAAKKAGMDFNELLEIPQGERRRYHDDVSIVVISLEGRMWKSCV, from the exons ATGGGTAACGGAATCACGAAGCTGAGTAAATGTTTCACCGGCGGAGGAGAAACTCGCCGGAAAAAAGAGATGAAGATTCTTGAACCGGATCCTCTCGACGAAGGTCTTGGCCACTCCTTCTGCTACGTccgacccgacccgacccgagTTTCATCTTCCAAAGTTCACTCAGAGGAAGACACAACGACGACGACGTTCCGTACCATCTCCGGCGCATCGGTGAGCGCGAACGCCGCGACTCCTCTCTCCACCTCCCTCTACGATCCGTACGGGCACATCGACAGAGCCGCCGCGTTCGAGAGCACGACGTCGTTCGCGTCGATCCCTTTGCAACCGATACCCAGGAGCTCCGGTCCGATCGTTCCCGGTTCGGGTCCGTTAGAGAGAGGATTTCTCTCCGGTCCGATCGAGAGAGGGTTCATGTCCGGTCCGATCGACGGTTTAGGTTTATTCTCCGGTCCGCTCGGCTCCGAATCAGATCAATTCCAGCGCAGCTTCTCTCACGGTTTAGCTAACCGGTTCGGGTCGAGAAAAGGATATCTAGCTCGGGTTCTCCGTCGAGCGATCTCGAAGACGATTAACCGGGGACAAAACTCCATCGTGGCTCCGGTTAAAACGGTTAAAGAACCCGACTGGGTATTCGGGTCGGATAAAACCCGGAACCAGCATCACCAACAACCGCACAACGAGAATCTCACGGTGAACAGCTTGAATTTCAGTAGCGAAGGGAGCTTAGACGACGACGTATCGCTCGAAAGCCAGAATCTTCAGTGGGCTCAGGGGAAAGCCGGGGAGGATCGTGTACACGTCGTCGTATCGGAAGAACATGGATGGCTCTTCGTCGGAATCTACGATGGATTCAACGGTCCAGATGCGCCGGACTATCTTCTCTCTCATCTGTATCCAGCTGTTCATCGCGAGCTCAAGGGATTGCTATGGGACGATCCCAAACTCGACGCAAATCCTTCCTCTGATTGCGTTGATCAGGACAGTAACAATCCCTGTCCGAGCGAAAACTGTGAGAAAAAGTCAAAGAACGATGGTCGGAAGTCAACGAAATGCGAAGAAAGTCAACGACGGTGGAGATGCGAGTGGGATCGAGAAAGGCTCGATCTCGACCGtttattaaaggaaaaaatcaACAAGAGGACAAACGggtcggatccggatccggatccgaacTCTTCGGACGTGTTGAAGGCTTTGTCGGAAGCTCTGAGGAAGACGGAAGAAGCGTATCTAGAGAATGCAGACATGATACTCCACGAGAATCCTGAGCTAGCTTTGATgggttcttgtgttcttgtgatGTTGATGAAAGGCGAAGATGTTTATTTGATGAATGTGGGAGATAGTAGAGCGGTGCTTGGTCAGAAAGCTGAGACTGAGTACTGGATGGGTAAGATAAGACAAGACTTGGAACGAATCAACGAAGAAACTATGATTGATTTCGATGGTACTTGTGAAGGAGAACGAGCTGGCTTGGTCCCGAACCTATCTGCTTTTCAGCTTACTGTTGATCATAGCACAAACGTAGAAGAG GAAGTTGATAGAATAAGAAAGGAGCATCCAGATGATGCTAGTGCTGTGTCGAATGAACGTGTTAAAGGTTCGTTGAAGGTCACAAGAGCTTTCGGTGCAGGTTTCCTCAAGCAG CCAAAATGGAACAATGCGCTTCTCGAAATGTTTCAAATCGATTACATAGGGACGTCTCCTTACATCAATTGCTTGCCAGCACTTTACCACCATAGATTAGGCTCTAAGGACCAGTTTCTGATACTATCATCAGATGGTCTCTACCAATACTTCACTAATGAAGAAGCGGTTTCAGAGGTGGAACTCTTCATCACCTTACAACCTGAAGGTGACCCGGCTCAACACTTGGTTCAAGAACTTCTTTTCCGGGCTGCCAAGAAAGCTG GTATGGATTTTAATGAACTGCTTGAGATACCACAAGGGGAACGGAGACGGTACCACGATGATGTTTCTATTGTAGTGATCTCTTTAGAAGGAAGAATGTGGAAGTCTTGTGTATAA